A genomic stretch from Poecilia reticulata strain Guanapo linkage group LG20, Guppy_female_1.0+MT, whole genome shotgun sequence includes:
- the ptchd3a gene encoding patched domain-containing protein 3, which produces MGCRRTDCLSRPLSNLFEKLGSTVGSYPLYFFVIPVLITASLSGGFVFLKDREDNDLERQFTPKKGPSKATRAFVRDNFPYNTSMFSENRLYDKGNFASLIAVSKNSNNILESPAFEDIIRLNEKILNISVDKRRLGFSQVCAKANGKCFSNIVLELIGGNETGVTYPEHNHGSGLVFLGSALGGVVTDANSTIQRAQAVKLYYYLNSQESAAQASKLWLREFKALLSDEMDRNHIDVSYYTSKSKQEEIDSHTEDGFPLFLITYACAISFSVISCLRSDHVRNKMLVAVFGVLTSGLAVVSSFGLLLYIGVPFVITVANSPFLILGIGLNNMFIMVSDWQHSHVNDPVPKRMGHTYKEAVMSITITALTDVPKFFIGVMSDFPSVQSFCLYTATSIIFCYVYTITFFGAFMALNGRREASNRHWLTCMTVPSEKSANQTEMYNICCVGGSYDKLTGAEKKQPASNFFKDYYGPCLMKPWVKGVVAFVYLAYLATSVFGCFHTQQGIELYDLAADDSHVTRFNIKDRQYFYDYGPSVMVIVKGKLAYWDKDKRYQLQACIEDFKELHFIDRDIYTSWLDSYLSYGQEKHLNLDDKDVFLSNLPPFFDLYPFFKQDVNQTGDAIHASRFFIQTMNITKASEEIKMLKILKSTVGRCQAASLLVYNHEFIYFDQYDVVVKSTIKNVGVITAVMLVVSLLLIPNPVCSLLVTCSIGSVTVGVNGFMALWDVSLDSISMIVFTVCIGFTVDFSAHVSYAFVSSEKPRPEDKAVDALSSLGYPIIQGALSTVLGVSVLSLSEFHTFRTFFKIFFLVMFIGMVHGLVFMPVFLTAGTCSSDEDEKPEEDLKSSKL; this is translated from the exons ATGGGCTGCAGACGCACAGACTGCCTCTCTCGGCCTCTGTCGAACCTTTTCGAAAAGCTCGGCTCCACAGTTGGCTCCTATCCGCTGTATTTCTTCGTCATTCCTGTCTTGATCACAGCGTCTCTTAGTGGggggtttgtttttctcaaagaCAGAGAGGACAATGACCTGGAGCGCCAGTTTACCCCCAAGAAAGGACCCTCAAAGGCAACGAGGGCTTTCGTCAGGGACAACTTTCCGTACAACACCTCCATGTTTTCTGAGAACCGTTTGTACGACAAGGGGAACTTTGCATCCCTCATTGCCGTCTCAAAGAACAGCAACAATATTCTGGAAAGCCCAGCCTTTGAGGACATCATCAGACTGAACGAGAAGATCCTGAACATTTCTGTGGACAAAAGGCGGCTGGGATTCAGCCAGGTGTGTGCCAAAGCCAATGGAAAGTGCTTCTCAAACATCGTCCTGGAACTCATCGGCGGCAATGAAACCGGCGTCACCTACCCAGAACACAACCACGGGTCCGGTTTAGTCTTCCTGGGCTCTGCTCTTGGTGGAGTGGTAACAGATGCTAACAGCACCATCCAGAGGGCTCAAGCTGTGAAACTCTACTACTATTTAAACAGCCAGGAAAGTGCAGCCCAGGCCTCGAAGTTATGGCTCAGAGAATTTAAAGCCCTGCTGTCGGATGAGATGGACAGGAACCACATTGAC GTCTCTTACTACACCTCTAAATCCAAGCAGGAGGAGATCGACAGCCACACCGAAGATGGATTCCCTTTATTCCTCATCACTTACGCCTGTGCTATAAGCTTCTCTGTGATTTCCTGCCTGAG ATCGGACCACGTCAGGAACAAAATGTTGGTGGCTGTATTTGGCGTTTTAACCTCTGGGCTGGCGGTCGTCTCCTCTTTCGGCTTGCTGCTTTACATCGGAGTGCCGTTTGTCATAACTGTGGCCAACTCTCCTTTTTTAATACTCG GAATTGGCCTGAACAACATGTTCATCATGGTGTCCGACTGGCAGCACAGCCACGTGAACGACCCCGTACCGAAGCGGATGGGTCACACCTACAAAGAAGCGGTGATGTCCATCACCATCACCGCCTTGACGGACGTCCCCAAGTTCTTCATCGGCGTCATGTCCGACTTCCCGTCGGTGCAGTCCTTCTGTCTGTACACCGCCACCTCCATCATATTCTGCTACGTCTACACCATCACCTTCTTTGGCGCCTTCATGGCTTTAAACGGCAGGCGGGAGGCTAGCAACCGCCACTGGCTAACCTGCATGACCGTACCATCAGAGAAGTCAGCGAACCAGACGGAGATGTACAACATCTGCTGCGTGGGAGGCAGCTACGATAAGCTCACAGGAGCGGAGAAAAAACAACCAGCGAGTAATTTCTTTAAGGATTACTATGGACCATGTTTGATGAAACCGTGGGTTAAAGGCGTGGTAGCCTTTGTTTACCTGGCGTATTTAGCCACCAGCGTGTTTGGATGTTTCCATACTCAGCAGGGAATTGAACTTTATGATCTGGCAGCTGATGACTCTCATGTTACGAGATTCAACATTAAAGACAGGCagtatttttatgattatggtCCATCTGTCATGGTCATTGTAAAAGGGAAATTGGCGTACTGGGATAAGGATAAAAGATATCAACTTCAGGCATGCATAGAGGATTTTAAGGAGCTCCACTTCATCGATAGAGACATCTACACATCCTGGTTGGACTCTTACTTGTCTTATGGTCAAGAGAAACATCTAAACCTTGATGATAAGgatgtttttctctcaaatcTGCCTCCGTTTTTTGACTTATATCCATTTTTTAAGCAAGATGTGAACCAGACCGGAGACGCCATCCATGCGTCCCGGTTTTTCATCCAGACTATGAATATTACCAAAGCCAGCGAGGAAATTAAAATGCTCAAAATCCTCAAATCTACTGTAGGCAGATGCCAGGCAGCGTCTTTATTGGTCTACAACCATGAGTTTATCTACTTTGACCAGTACGACGTTGTGGTGAAGAGCACCATTAAAAACGTCGGGGTTATCACGGCTGTGATGTTGGTCGTCTCGCTCCTGCTGATTCCCAACCCGGTCTGCTCCTTGTTGGTCACTTGTTCGATCGGTTCAGTCACTGTTGGGGTCAACGGGTTCATGGCTCTGTGGGACGTCAGTCTGGACTCCATATCCATGATCGTCTTCACCGTCTGCATCGGATTCACTGTGGACTTCTCCGCTCACGTGTCCTACGCCTTCGTCTCCAGCGAGAAGCCCCGTCCCGAAGACAAGGCCGTGGACGCTCTGTCCAGTCTGGGTTATCCCATCATTCAAGGCGCCCTGTCCACAGTTTTAGGGGTGTCGGTGTTGTCCTTGTCTGAGTTTCACACCTTCAGGACCTTCttcaagatttttttcctgGTCATGTTCATTGGGATGGTTCATGGCCTTGTTTTTATGCCGGTATTCCTGACAGCCGGTACATGCAGCTCAGATGAAGACGAAAAGCCCGAGGAAGATTTAAAATCCAGTAAATTGTGA